The Gavia stellata isolate bGavSte3 chromosome 1, bGavSte3.hap2, whole genome shotgun sequence genome has a segment encoding these proteins:
- the CHAMP1 gene encoding chromosome alignment-maintaining phosphoprotein 1, translating to MDMLQILRKTTERLECDHCSFRGTDYENIQIHMGTIHPEYCDEMDAAGLGKLIFYQKSAKLFHCHKCFFTSKMYCNVYYHITAQHAAPEKWNEERKEQVEGDSDSSKKSVTLEPQKPALCSELRKPALSPELPKSEPVVSPKLQKSSVSPELQKSSQAASSEPEKSAQATSPDPEKSAQAISPDPEKLASAVSPDSEKPSPAVSPDPQKPSPAVSPDPQKPSPAVSPDPQKPAPAVSPEPRRHSPAMSPEPRRHSPAMSPEPRRHSPAVSPEPRRHSPAVSPEPRRYSPAVSPEPKKPTPAVSPEPRRPAPAVSPESWRPGPTVSPEPWRSTPHEVQKSSTVSPWAPKAAMSVSVESRRSAPESRRPGSVVSPEPRRLVSDSWKSTSFSESQKSTLVSSEPWKPISSVYPEGWKPVLSPDTWKHSPPVSPELRKSSHTVSSDSWKPSFFPEVRKPGASVSPESWKLSESRKSMYFSETQKSTSAASSEVQKRAHFPEPRKRALFPESRKSNPTVSTDVQKRGVFSEPQNQLSTSTVSTEGQKHALCSEAQKSALVSSEVQKHALFSEAQKLAPVSSEVQEPTSFPESQKSASPEIQKHGLFTESQKPPPSVSPETPKQALFTDSQKSAVSPDVQKHAVFSEMQKPAAALSSDVQRHAETTVPSEIQKNILFSEPHKSAPGFSSEPQTPSESGESDFLSHNLDDQKPLDDLFSQDEQSILAKESPEDMLYSCPKKKPKKENQENSDSELNSSECGKTEMDSMEIKEQESNSDQEQYDMESSDYGKESKIDATTPMQPQCVLQFTEEKEAFISEEEIAKYMKRGKGKYYCKICCCRAMKKGAVLHHLVNKHNVQSPYKCKICGKAFLLESLLKNHVAAHGQSLLKCPRCNFESNFPRGFKKHLTHCQSRHSDDTPKKHLDSLEPLEEQI from the exons ATGGACATGTTGCAGATACTACGTAAAACCACAGAGCGCTTAGAGTGTGATCACTGCAGCTTCAGAGGAACGGACTATGAAAACATACAAATTCATATGGGTACCATACACCCAGAGTATTGTGATGAAATGGATGCTGCTGGTTTGGGTAAACTTATATTTTATCAAAAAAGTGCAAAACTGTTTCACTGCCACAAATGTTTCTTTACCAGCAAGATGTATTGCAATGTATATTATCACATCACAGCACAACATGCAGCACCTGAGAAGTGGAATGAGGAGCGGAAAGAACAGGTAGAAGGAGATTCCGATTCCTCCAAAAAAAGTGTCACATTGGAGCCACAGAAACCTGCCCTTTGCTCTGAGTTGCGCAAACCTGCCCTGTCTCCTGAACTACCCAAATCTGAACCTGTTGTTTCCCCCAAGCTTCAGAAGTCATCAGTGTCCCCAGAGCTTCAGAAGTCATCTCAGGCAGCTTCCTCAGAGCCAGAGAAGTCAGCCCAGGCCACGTCCCCAGATCCAGAAAAGTCAGCCCAGGCCATATCTCCAGATCCAGAGAAGTTAGCCTCAGCTGTATCCCCAGACTCAGAGAAGCCGTCTCCTGCTGTGTCCCCTGACCCACAGAAGCCTTCTCCTGCTGTGTCCCCCGACCCACAGAAGCCATCTCCTGCTGTGTCCCCTGACCCGCAGAAGCCAGCCCCGGCCGTGTCTCCAGAGCCCCGTCGGCATTCCCCGGCCATGTCTCCAGAGCCCCGTCGGCATTCCCCAGCAATGTCTCCAGAGCCCCGTCGGCATTCCCCTGCTGTATCACCAGAGCCCCGTCGCCATTCTCCTGCTGTGTCTCCGGAGCCCCGTAGATACTCCCCTGCTGTGTCGCCAGAGCCAAAGAAACCTACTCCAGCAGTATCCCCTGAACCGCGAAG GCCTGCTCCTGCAGTTTCACCAGAGTCATGGAGACCTGGTCCGACTGTTTCCCCTGAGCCCTGGAGATCTACACCTCACGAGGTGCAGAAGTCTTCCACGGTTTCTCCCTGGGCTCCAAAGGCTGCCATGTCGGTGTCTGTAGAATCCCGCAGGTCTGCCCCTGAGTCCCGAAGGCCTGGCTCTGTTGTGTCGCCAGAGCCTAGGAGGCTTGTTTCTGACTCGTGGAAGTCTACGTCCTTTTCTGAATCCCAGAAGTCTACTCTTGTTTCTTCTGAGCCGTGGAAACCCATCTCATCTGTTTACCCTGAAGGCTGGAAACCTGTTCTGTCCCCTGACACGTGGAAACATTCTCCTCCTGTTTCTCCTGAGCTTCGAAAGTCTAGTCACACAGTTTCCTCTGACTCTTGGAagccttctttctttcctgaggtCCGTAAGCCTGGTGCTTCAGTATCTCCTGAATCTTGGAAACTCTCTGAGTCCCGGAAATctatgtatttttctgaaactcagaaatccacctctgctgcttcctctgAGGTTCAGAAACGGGCTCATTTCCCTGAACCTCGGAAAAGAGCTCTGTTCCCAGAGTCTCGTAAATCTAATCCTACTGTTTCTACTGATGTCCAGAAACGTGGTGTCTTTTCTGAGCCCCAGAATCAGTTGTCTACTTCTACTGTTTCTACTGAAGGCCAAAAACATGCCCTATGTTCTGAAGCCCAGAAATCAGCTCTTGTTTCTTCTGAAGTCCAGAAGCATGCCCTATTTTCTGAAGCCCAGAAACTTGCTCCTGTTTCCTCTGAAGTTCAAGAGCCTACTTCCTTTCCAGAGTCTCAGAAATCTGCTTCTCCTGAAATTCAGAAACATGGCCTCTTTACTGAGTCCCAGAAACCTCctccttctgtttctcctgaGACCCCCAAACAAGCTCTTTTTACTGACTCCCAGAAATCTGCTGTTTCCCCTGATGTTCAAAAGcatgctgtattttctgagaTGCAgaaacctgctgctgctttatcCTCTGATGTCCAGAGACATGCTGAAACTACTGTACCTTCTGAAATCCAGAAGAATATCCTGTTTTCCGAGCCTCACAAGTCTGCTCCGGGTTTTTCCTCCGAGCCCCAGACACCTAGTGAGTCTGGTGAGAGTGACTTTCTTTCTCACAATTTAGATGATCAGAAACCACTGGATGATTTATTCTCACAGGATGAGCAATCAATATTAGCCAAAGAATCACCAGAAGACATGTTATATTCATGCCCAAAAAAGAAGCCCAAGAAGGAAAACCAGGAGAACTCAGATTCTGAACTAAATAGCAGTGAGTGTGGAAAAACAGAGATGGACTCGATGGAGATAAAGGAGCAAGAATCCAACAGTGACCAAGAGCAATATGATATGGAGTCATCTGATTACGGCAAAGAGAGCAAAATAGATGCAACTACTCCCATGCAGCCACAGTGTGTGCTGCAGTTTACGGAAGAGAAAGAGGCTTTCATCTCCGAGGAAGAAATAGCAAAATATATGAAGCGTGGCAAGGGAAAGTATTATTGCAAAATTTGTTGCTGTCGTGCAATGAAAAAAGGTGCTGTCTTGCACCATTTAGTTAACAAGCATAATGTTCAAAGCCCAtacaaatgtaaaatatgtGGCAAAGCTTTTCTCTTGGAGTCTCTTCTTAAAAACCACGTTGCTGCTCATGGTCAAAGTTTGTTGAAGTGTCCACGTTGTAATTTTGAATCAAATTTTCCCCGAGGCTTTAAGAAACATTTAACCCATTGCCAAAGCCGCCATAGTGATGATACACCTAAAAAACACTTGGACAGCCTTGAACCACTTGAAGAACaaatttaa